GGAACCAACTGAAAAATAACTACATTTGACTTTAATTGGAAAGAATTGTATTTAACATGATCTGGAAAATATTGTTGATGTTGACAGTGAAAACTCTAACTAACATTAGGCAAGTAATAACACTAGCTTAGGTCGacaaaaacaattaagtttGACGATATCAGTTGAAAATAAACACAAATGACTTCTGCTTGAATGAAACCCCTTCCAATCCAAAAAGTGATGTTGAGCTAACAATGCTCTGACTGACCAAGTTGACAGCATCTCAGTCGAGTTGATAATGTTTCAACCAAAATTGAACTGAGGATGCACCAATCGAAGgacaaatataataagaaaGTGTATGAAAGCTTTCAAATTCTTACTTTTTTaagtatgatttttatttttaagtaatcaAATTACCTAAACATGTTTAaagaatttcttttcctttcaaaatttcttgctcaaataatatattgtcttagaatatttcaaattctctataaaaataattacgcTCTAAAAGTTCACCATTTAAACACATTATTTGGGATTTATGAACTTCTAATGGATAAAGAGCGGTTTAGAAGATCTGAAATTTGAGTGGAATAAACCTGAGACTACTTACATAACAAGTCACACTCGTGTTGTAGTGTACATACACTTCATGAAAGATGGATAATGGGACAATTTTTCATCGTGCCATATGGAAATCAGCATGCAGATGTACTGTTGAAAGGATGGAGTGGTGCTACTTGCAGATGTTGTTAAGTTGGGAATGAATCATATCGGCCTATCAATTTGAGAGTTAGAATCTCCTGGGATTGGCCTGAATAGAATATTTTTGGAATCGCTGACCTATAtcttaagaaattaaaagtatGTACAGTAGTTTAGGAATTTCCTTTTAgatcttttattctatttaaagaGAAATTGTGGAAATTGTAGAAGTGGTGGCATAATTGGTTTCTAGATTTCATAAGGTAGAAGTGGTGGAATGAAATTGTGACTTTCTGAGATAAACTAGTTGTGGAAAAAAAATTGGGTGGTGGCAACTATCTTCTGTAGTACTCTTAATATTGAATGAAGGTGAAATAACTAGACGTAATCCTTTTTAGTTGTGCAAAGATGTACCTGTGGCATCTAATTACTCCATCAATATGTATTTAATTGGTCCTCCCATACCACATTTTGCTTTCAAATTGACTCCTAATGATATCAAATTAGTAGTTGAAGGAAAAAACTAATGGAGTTATCACTGAATGACCAATGTGATGTTTTTGGTAAATAAAAGACCAGTATCATGTGTGTGTATGGTGGCCTGAAatgaatatttagttttttaaaaataaaattaatacattttaccgttgttattgaatttttgttcCTGGTGGATGAGAAGCTTATTGCGGCTATAACTGTttagtcaaattttatttaGCGGGGTGAGGGGAAACAAATATTTCCGTGCTAACTGATTGGCTATTTTTCTCTATCAATCTCTGATATTTTCCTATATTTAGGGCACGTGTATGCCTCATTTCTAACATTCACATGTCcacttttgaatatattatttgtttgttttcttagGTCCTGGTTCTCGGCCGAGAGAAAGAAGGTATACCCGTGGATGTAATTCATATTTTGGATGCTTGCATCGAAATTCCGCAATTTGGAGTTGTTAGATCTCTCAATGTTCATGTCAGTGGTGCAATTGCTCTCTGGGAGTATACTCGACAGCAGAGATCACAATAGCCCGTGACTGGCAGACTAATTTTGCAAGCCAATTACGTTGTACTACACTTGTAAAATAAGTTAAACTATAGGAATTTCCTTTTGTTGTAAATTAATGTGTTCTGTTTTTTTTACTCTACAAGCATGCTAGAGTTAAATATAGCAGAGAGGTTTTTCGAGGTTAGGGTTTTGCtctttgaaatatttattgtattcTATACTTCGAAGCGTGGTGAAGCGCCACAAAGGGGACTGTCGACGCAAGTGGTTATAGTACGCTGTTTATATTTCCAATAACTTATGAGGCTTTTTATGAATCCTTTAGATTTTGTAAAGTGAGCATAGGATAAAAGTTGAGggatataaatagaattttatcaAATGACAATATATAATCTGGATAtgttaatttggtttaaaatcaccgaaaagagagaaaagtcTGGATGAACGAGGTGAATCCACTGTTCTTACATTCTGTTGTCATGTCAGAAAAGAATGTGTTTTATGATCATTTTCAAAGGCTTTCTCCTAATCAATTATGTTGCTACATAACTTTATCTAAATGAGTTTCCTTTTCCcttatttttaacctttttatctctctaattttcttcctttacaCCAAAGGAAATTAAATGAGTCTCAGAAGTTACAGTCCCTTTTCCAATTTATTGATCTGAATGTCTCGATCTATATTCGACACCTTAAAAACTTTTATCTCAGTATCTCTCTCATCCGTGGAAAAGTCGGTTGGTTATATTATTTTGCTTTCATTCATCGCCAGTCGTCAACAATTTTCTATTATTGGTATTATTTACACAAGAGATAATTTTCTATTATAgcatatatttcttaaaaaaagagaggaatGTATTAGTAAATCTGAGAAATAACATTATTTCATCGTTACTATTTGTATCTAcgctattttttttaaaaaaattcaattcccCGGAGGCTGTGcattcaaataaaaaaggttaGTCAATGGagtattaatgtttttttatcaataaatattagttaatattttgttcaaaatcttttttatctttcattctaaACTCATCTTATACCAAATGTTAATCATCCTTCTTTCTAAATTCATCAAGTTAACCTTATAAACCAAATGTTAAAAATCATAGTCTCTTTCACCTTCTTTTCCAACTTAAGGACTAAGCCTTCTTATAAGTCTTTCAATGGAGTATTAAGGATTTTCTATTTGAGATTAACCATATTATTAGAACGTTGCCTGGAAAGAGTGGGACACTGCCGACgtgaagataaaaaagaatatatctaaattgaatatttgaaaatcCTTGAAAAGAAATTGTATTTGTACAACAAAAATGTTCTAGGAAAAGATATATAAgagaataaatatgaaataagaaCACTGATGTACAGTAACCTTAAGACGCATACGCATTAGTAGAAATAACCGAAGACCATTTCAGTGATTGTGTGATGGTAGATAAGAAGTTTAATCCAATCAAACGATATAAATTCTTATTTGAATCGAGATTGGTGACATTATACCTTAAGAGATGTGAACCACCAGGATAAAATTGACCCTGAAGCTAATCTTGTTGATAACACATTCCATACCAGAGAATTAAAATGCATCAAACTCCATAGTATCAGGATCTATAACAGCAGATCATTCTCATTCCATTTCCAGAAAAATGTGTACCCATATGTTTCTTCTTATTCTCCTTTTTCTTGGCTTTTGAACATGACCTTAGGAACCTCGGAATCAGTAGTTTCCAAGTGCAGCTGCCAAAACATGTTGGCTTTTTCATGTTGGAAGGGGCTATCTGCAAGACAAGGAAACGGCCCTGTAATGTAATGATAAATTCAGAAACATCGTATATAAAAATGGGAAAAAGATCAAggataattaaaagaaaaatggtatGCACCCTTTCATAAACTTGAGAAGATGATAATAGAGAATGAATGTGTACCTGGGTTGGTGGGTGAAGATTGGTGTTTGTAACCCACTTGGAGAATGAAGGTGCTGATAATGCTCCTCTTGCAGACTGACGTAGCAGATGAGAGTAGCTAAGCAACCCTGCTCTTCTTCCACATCCCATACTGATAGGGCCATCAATCTTATGCTGATGTTGAATTGAAGATGATCTCTTCTTCCTAGGCTTCTCAACGTATACCCTCACTACAACCTTTTTGTTATTGCAGAAACTTACCTATAAATCATATCACATATCAAACTCATATCACACACACCACAAAACCACTCACACAACATCAACAACTCATTTACCTGTTTCGTTGGCATCTTACGATAATGGAGGATACCAAGGCTTTATGACAATCTATAtataaccatatatatatatatatgcatgatgcaggcCTAGGACAAGGAGATGTTACTGATAGATACTAATATTTATGTAGAATTTATAAGTGTATGTGTTTCTTTGGGTGGAACGAAATTCCATTTGAGgaaattatcaatttatttatcgTGATCTTCTATGACGGGCCCAGTTATATGGTGCAGCGACCACATCAGCTTAAATCTGGGATTTTATATGGCAGTTTGTTCTTTGCTTTGTTTTCCCTCAACAACATTCATTTGATTGTTACATTCACCCACCTCACACATCTGCTTAAATACTTATAtgtattattcttattttttttaaggtatttaaaaaatgttcaagtGACTAATTGAACTCCTAAATCATGAATAATATtgcaataaattaaatattttatatatctatgttattaattgattttaaatgatTCTTTGTAGGTCTTTTGGCATTGTAATTCGACGGACATTTCACTGTGTATCTCTAAAACTTTCAGCCTatactctaattttttttttaaatgtctaaAATGTAAAGATATTCAACAAATCTCAAATCTAGTTGTTcgttgaaatttaattaaattttcatcaaattttgaaattcgacaaataatctataaatttgatgaaatctcaattagattttaaaattagttaatatacaataataaattttgaaatttatttaaaaaattattttcaatttttaatttaaaaattaagtaatattttatttaatttaaattttttatataatttaatatatttaaatatattaaatcaaattttatattattattctaagAACCAAGAAAGTGGGTTAAAAAAGTGGATTGATGTATTAGACTAATAGAACCAAATTTTAACAGTATAAACAGATTTTTCCAAAACAACCTGGTTCATTAGTCTACTTCTGCTATCTCTCTCTAGAGCTCAGTATTTCAAGTTCTCCTCCTTTTCTCTACCACTTCTTCTCACTGAGTTGCTGGAATTGCAATCAGGAGGTGCCTAAACGTCCACGGCGTAGAGGGCTACATAACCGACTGATTGCATTCGCGATTTTAGCTCGTAAGCAATTATTCCCTTTCTCTGCTGTTCTTAAGCCTGAACATGCAATCTTAGTTGGTTGCATGTGAAATTCGTTCCctctcttcattttctctatCCATTCTAACTCTAAGAATAATTTCTATCACCTATTTGATAGTCTGTAGGTCCTGTTGTGTTCATCGCTGTGTGGGGTACTGTTTAGGGCGTTCTGGTGAGCTGTGATGTGAATttaaggtaaggggagctagaaTACTTATTTGAAGTTGGTTGCATGAGATATATGTATGTTGTTGAtgtattttttgagtttttagaAGTAGAGCAACATGAACTAAAATGTATAATCTGTGAAACTGTGTTGTAATGCCATGGAATGAATTTAGATGTGTTTAATTGCTTTGATTGGACATGTTGGAAGTGTTTGaggtgaaaattttgttttagtgtTGATTTGATTGAAAGTAAAGTGTTTAGGTAGGGTTCTAGGTCATttgagaggaagtgaggtagtgaaatCGAGAGTTAGGGGTTCTGGGTATGAATGGGTTGTTGGGGTAGTCTTAGCAAGTGGaatgtgacttgtttgagtcgcCAAATTTGTCAAAATAAGTACAGAGTGTTATAATTGGATTTGGGGTCCTCTAGTAATTGAATTTGATGTTTTGGAGTAAAATTTGAGTTGTAATCACTTTAGAATTGTAGTAGGAAGGTTTCGGAACATCTAGACAGGTTTATATAAGCATAAAATACGAATTAaaggtgttagaagttggtaaaaAGGCCTAGAAATGGTTAAGGGGTGTGTGggtgcataattctgcagaacttACGTTCAGCAGATTATGTAGACTCGTTATGCGAATGGTCTCGCATAGCGAGTCCCTGTAGAGAGTGCTCTGTATTTGAGTCATTCGTTGTGCGAGCTGGTGCTATGCGAATGATTGGAGGGTGCTACTATTTGTCTTGTGATGCGCATAGTGAATCTTGTCGCCTTGCGACTGGTAGTGGCTTTGGATGAATGTTAAGTTAATTCGAAGAGCGAGAGGGGGCGCATAACGAGTCTTTGGGAGCGGTGGTCTCTGTCCAAGCTCTTGGATAGCGACTTGAGTGCGCCATGCGAGAGACTTGAGGTCTGGTACCTCTGCAAACTAATTCGCCTTGCGAGTGAGGGTGCGGTGTGCGAGAAATTCCTGTCTCGCCTTGCGACTGGGTACGCTGAGCGAATCCTCTAAGTCCAGTTTACTCTTGAgctatttgttttaatttgaattaagtatgtgtgatgatttaaatacaaaatatgatTGTTGTGATGTTGTTTAATTGCAAGTGTATGATCCTAAAGGTTATGATTGGTCTTGAATGTAACAAGTGCGGGTtcttggacgtaattccatgatcatCAAGGGGAGGATCCATGGTGGTGCCCTTAGTATGTTTTAGAATGATTTTCATGGTAGCTCAGTCTttggggttatcctgaaactccaatggtctttcttctcatgtaGAAAGGATTGATtcatgtcgtgaggagtagtaggaggtcttagtcttggaggcttccagtatgctccaaggcgctgtatagactaacctcgtgagtgtggtagggtgaaacccatcgGCAacgactttgcaaagcagtagaagccaccacgagtgcatgacccgccatagctcggcaatcattctaagtccggacgagtcaagttaAGGTGTAACAAGTTGTGATATGTTATCCTATATATGTGAATTAAACTTGCATGTTGTGTGTAATTGttataacatgatttttgtaTATCTAACCCACCTTTGCTTTTGCGTTGTGGCTTGTTTGTGTTgtgcttttcttttgcaatgatcatccacttgtaTGTGAGCAGAGCGGGCCCTGTAGGGTGATGATGCTGCAGCTTAATTTAGTTGGGAATCCCCagatattttatgttattttgaaatgcTCTGTTTTggataaagttttaaattatgacCTCTTTTGGATGACTTTAAATTTAAGACTTATTTGCATGTCCTTAATtgttctttaatattataattgtggACTACTATATTATATAGTTTCTATATAAATGGGGTGTTACATTTATGATATCAGAGCAattctttctttataaaatcCTGTAGGGTATGTGTGTGCCTTGCTTATGCTTGTGTACTCTTAGTTATGTCTAGAATGGTTGTCCTTGTTTTTTTGAGTTTGACTGATGGTCTTTTCTCTCTGTGTAAACAGAAGATGGAACCTAGGCCTGCTCTTGCTCCACCCCCTCAACCTAAGCTGTCAGAGTCAACAAGGATGTTAAAGGTTGTACTTCAAGCGATGCAGTAGCAGAATGCTGCGTTGGTGTAGCAAAATACTATAGCCTTGCAGAATTTGGAAGCTGCGAGAGTGTCGACTGAAAACACTCAGAGGCAATTTGTAGAAGTGATGACTAGTGGCAGAGCTAGTGCAGgcccttcttcatcttctcatCCTCAACCTCAAGAATGGATTCTTGAGAGTTTCTTACAACACCATCCCGCCCAATTTAATAGGAAGTGTAGCCCAGACGAAGTTGATCACTGGTTTAGGGACATGGAGAGAATATACAATGCCAAGAGGTGTCCAGATGAGAATAAATTAGCTTATATTGAGTACTTGTTGACCGGGGAAGCCGACAACTGGTGGAGTAGCATGAGGATGATTCTGGAAGGGAGTGGAGCTCTTATTACTTGGGAACTGTTCAAGAAGAAGTTTTACACTGAATATTTCCCAGACAACGTAAGGTTCGATAAGGAGATTAATTTCTCCAATTGGTACAAGGAAATATGTCAATGGCAAAGTATGCAGATCAGTTTAAACACTTACTCCAGTTTCATACATTAGCTATGGATGAAGAGTGGCAATGCAGAAAATTTGAGAATGGTTTAAGAGGAGACATTAAGCTGCTAGTGAAAAGGTGCGTATCCAAGAGTTTCCCACTTTGGAAGAGATAACCTATGTGATGGAGAAGACCAAGAAGGAAGCTGAAGGGCAACAGAGTCAGCCTGTTAGGAGTGGGGGACCATTTGGGTCTCGTGACAAATTCAGTTCTTGGAGGGCTCCTTACTCTAGACCATCCTCTTCCGGGTCTAGAGGTTTATCCTCCTAGCCATCAGTGCACTCAGGGCAGTCTAGCCACTCAGGAGGTCTGCGATGCTATTCTTGTGGAGGGCCACATCTACAATTTGTTTGCCCACATATGAGTGCATATCAAAAGTGTAATGTTTGCCGAGGTGAAGGCCACTATGCCAGAGATTGTCCTACACTCAGCAGGATCACAGACACATAAGGCGGGAGATATGTTCAGAGGGGTGGTGTTAGACCACAAGCGACTGGAAAAGTATATGCCCT
This genomic stretch from Vigna radiata var. radiata cultivar VC1973A chromosome 7, Vradiata_ver6, whole genome shotgun sequence harbors:
- the LOC106767957 gene encoding uncharacterized protein LOC106767957 isoform X1 → MPTKQVSFCNNKKVVVRVYVEKPRKKRSSSIQHQHKIDGPISMGCGRRAGLLSYSHLLRQSARGALSAPSFSKWVTNTNLHPPTQGRFLVLQIAPSNMKKPTCFGSCTWKLLIPRFLRSCSKAKKKENKKKHMGTHFSGNGMRMICCYRS
- the LOC106767957 gene encoding uncharacterized protein LOC106767957 isoform X2 → MPTKQVSFCNNKKVVVRVYVEKPRKKRSSSIQHQHKIDGPISMGCGRRAGLLSYSHLLRQSARGALSAPSFSKWVTNTNLHPPTQIAPSNMKKPTCFGSCTWKLLIPRFLRSCSKAKKKENKKKHMGTHFSGNGMRMICCYRS